One region of Tachysurus fulvidraco isolate hzauxx_2018 chromosome 9, HZAU_PFXX_2.0, whole genome shotgun sequence genomic DNA includes:
- the LOC113638769 gene encoding polyubiquitin-like — MELIIKDISGTTQLVNVLPSTTIGELKQHIAPHFGARASRLKLSALSGQILDNDQMTVSQYSLSSGSTVMLLISTSPVPFQVFVKNEKGQMRTYDITDEVTIDQLMTNIYQKERTPVDQQRLIYNGQQLQCGNKLQDYGIGPESTIFMTLRLRGG; from the coding sequence ATGGAACTCATCATCAAAGACATAAGTGGAACAACGCAGCTTGTGAATGTGCTGCCAAGTACCACCATTGGTGAACTGAAACAGCATATTGCCCCTCACTTTGGGGCAAGAGCCTCACGCCTGAAGCTTTCAGCCCTCAGTGGTCAGATCCTGGACAATGATCAGATGACCGTGAGCCAATACAGTCTGAGTTCAGGATCCACCGTGATGCTCCTGATCTCCACAAGCCCCGTGCCCTTTCAGGTGTTTGTGAAGAATGAGAAGGGACAGATGAGGACATATGACATCACTGATGAAGTAACCATTGATCAGTTGATGACGAATATCTACCAGAAAGAGCGAACACCAGTGGACCAGCAGCGGCTGATCTACAATGGACAACAGCTCCAGTGtggcaataaactgcaggattatGGCATTGGTCCAGAAAGTACCATTTTTATGACCCTCCGTCTGCGTGGAGGCTGA